GACAAGCATGTTAGTTTTCCTAAAAGCAGGTCATGGAAATAGGGaggattaggggtgggcgttccgttcggattcgggtcaggtatttcggattttcgggtatgtcggtatagaggtatagaatccgttcgggtatttctatacttcggatcggattcggatatttttagttcgggttcggttatttctgatcgggttcggatatttagattttgaaaaaaagagttaaatttttcatttctcaaatttcttgtatttaaaaatataacttttatttaactaattttttatttttaaaaaattgaatggctaatagatttggacataacattttgaaactaaaaaagacattaatttggttaatgtttttaaattttgtatgtaactttttgttaattcttgaaatataaagtttgacatgcattttaagtgagtaacaAATCATATTCTCCGTAATTCTATGTATATCATATAAACTTAAAGTATGtatagtatcaatataaatattttatataaaatgagagatgtaaactagaaatatatggttatattaattatacatatattcggttatcttcggatatccattcgggttcagatattacccggtcgggttcggatatccaatctctcatAATTTAATACTCGTTTGGATATTTtactacttcggttcggatttcggttcgggtttttctgttcgggttcggatatcgggtaaagtgtccACCCCTAGGGAGGATGATCAATTCTATATGCCCTTTCCTTTTTATTCAGTAAACATTATAAATGAACAAGACATTTTGTAATAGGAGTTACAAGTGCACTATTACCGTTTCTCTTTAGTCTTGAACAATCTCCAAAATTTGCTAcagattttatcatttttataagaTTTATTGAAAAGGTATAAAATGATCGGGTCGAGAAAAAATTTAGTATATTTCTCTTTTATACGATTTTTCATTGATAAAAGTCTTGAGTAAATAGTGATAATTATCAATTGATGTGTATTTGAGATTTACGAAACGTTTTAagcaaatacatattatatcaTGAATAGTAGAAATTACATCGTTgaattaaacataattttaactaaattaattattatttttttataaaactccCGCAACTTAGCGTGTGTATTTACCTAGTTGATTCTAATAATAAGATCTTTCATCTGTAAACATAGCCAATtttaaagttacaaaaaaaaaaaaaaccatagcCAATTTAATGAGCCACGTTAAATTTGTTTgtagatttacatttttttattcatttttaagtttctttCCGCATTGTCCTTAGCAGTCCGTAATAACTAATAATTAATAACACAAAACCTTATTACCAAGAGTAAGAACTCTGATAAAATCAGAGGCAATGAGATGGCCATGCTAAATATGAAGATCTTGAGGTAAAAGAGACTTATCTTTGAATCAGATTCTAAGAAACTCATCAAAAACATCAATAGGGAAGAGGTATAGCTGGTACTTGAACTATCCTTATAGACTTGTGAGTAAATGAGTTTTAAGAGATCCGCTTTGTCTTCCAATCAAGAGAAAGAAATGGGGTAGCAGATAAAGTAGTGAAGGAAGCTCTTTCTTATTTGAATTATGCTCTTAAGTTGTATTATATTGGGTCGTCACAATATTATATTGACAGCCCAGTGTATGCATAAGATTTTGTTAATTCAATCTgtttaacaaataaaacaaatgtgCTTCATCTCTTTTGTCTCAACATCACTTCTCATTAACAAAATCTTATGCATACACTGGGCTGTCAATATAATATTGTGACATTCTTGTTTCGGTCATGACATCTTCTAAACTGCAGTCTTAGGTTTTGGAAGCTTTGAACAAGTCAATACAGCTCTCAGTAGCAAGTGCTCTGTCCCAAAACTTTTCATAATACTCAGCATATGTAAAGCTTCTGTAAACAGCATGAGACTCTTCTTCCTCATTAATCAGCTCTTGTTGTGGGCCAACAACAGCGTCTAAAGAAGGACAGTAGAATGTCGGTATCGATATCCGCTCCTTGTCGCTGTTCACAACCGCTCTTTGTAGCACACTCTTGTATTTGTCATTGCTGATAACCTGAGAAGAGAATCAACCACATAAACTTAACACAAGGATTGTGAAGAAACctatgaaatatttaatttgttttctccCAAGTACCTGCATTTGGTCACCCACGTTAACAATAAAAGTGTTGGGAACAGGATGAACAGCGATCCATTTACCATCTTTAAAGACTTGCAAACCAGACACTTCATCTTGAAGAAGAGCCGTGATCAAGTTTGGATCTTTATGTCCGGGAAGTCCGAAAGTTAGATCGGGTTGAGGACAGGGTGGATAGTAGTTTAAGGCCATGTGTTGGCCGTGCTTGCCTAATGTATTGCTTACACTGTCTTTCGCAAGGCCTAAGCTCTCTGAGATTGCCTCGAGAAGTACGAGGACCAAGGCTCTAACGCTTGTGGCATATTCAGCTGTAACTTCTCTGAATGAGACTGGACTCGAAGGCCATTCGCTGATGAAATCTTCGATAGGAAGGCAATGGAGTCGGAGGAAATCTCTCCAGTTAGAGACTTTCTCTGAGCCAACGTTGAAACTTGTGGAGAGTCTCGTCGTCTTCTTTGTATCCGCAGAGTAATGCTTAACTCTTTCGCTCTCTGGCTGCCGGAAAAACTCTCTTGCCACCGTCATCATTCTTTCTATTGTTTTCTCTGGCACCCCATGGTTCTTGATCTAgaaaaaatgaaacaataacATTTTAACTTAACGAAACAGTGTGTCTTCTATTACAACAACAAATATCAGAGGGTCTAGTAATCGAGCATAGTAAATTGGAGAAATTTTTTAATGCAGTAAAACAGAGCAAGTTCGAGTTAAAATGAAGTGCAGTGCAATGAAGCATAGTGAATTAAGCATGGAGTTGCCTGGAAGAAGCCATAAGAAGCGCATGCATGAGCAACTTGGTAGATAACATCGGCTCGATTGGATccatggagttcctggagatCGATCATTGGGATGGAATCACCGGATGTTTCAATCTTGGACAGATTTGGACGATCCGATATTGGTCGGACATAGTTTGAAGGAACGTGATCAACGGAGGAGGCGATGTCAGATACGAGAAGCTTGGATGTTGCAGAAGCTTCCATGGTTGGGGAAGTGATTGTGCTGTGAATCTGAAGTGAGatatagagatagagagagatgttatcatatattttgtccaaaaaaaaaaaaaagagatgttatcatataatatattcccacatgtcatatatatatgaatagaaGTATGTATGACATGCACGGCACGCTGTTTAACAAGACCTGAATTGTATTTGATATTGTGAACCATTCAAGGCTTCAACATATTTCAAATATTGAAATTCTTGACACGTTTTATTGACTGACAGAACGAAGCGTTACTTTTTatttgacaacaaaaaaaatctttcaattaacacatctccaatgtatatgtttatatttgttttctaaaataaagATCATTATTATAGAAGAATTTGGttcaatgtatgattttataataaaattcttCTAATTTAGAGGAAAGTAtagaaaaatgctatttttatcCCTATATTTAGAgatagaaataatattttctttatttttttcttaaaatagaaGATTTATATTATAGATGTATACTTTAAAGCAAATCCATCATATGATGTATGAAATTCTTTATGACATCTACGTGTTATGTTACTAGGTGTCATATAATGTAGTCCATCTTCTGAGGAGTATTAACTTTCCAAGGGAAGCTTAGTGATACTCGGTTCCGAATATATGACCTCATTCTAatgcttcaaaaaaaaaagtaacctaGTATCCCGACTTAATAATATATTGATCTTCGTAAAACTCCATCAATAAGTATTTTGATGTGTAGTTcggcttatggccaaactcccAATTAAAGAAATGTTTTCTGCCCCAACAAAATTCTATAGCATCTTCACATCTCATTCCTTCGTATCATCTCCAATAAAATCACCAATAGGCATTTCGGGATGAATAACCATAGCATTTTGTCTGGCCAGCCTTGTAGGTATCGTCGGAATCCATGGATTATCCTATGATTTAGTCTCATAACCTTAATGAATTTCCTCTCTCATCCCCAATTCCAAAGCGGCCTCGCTGCTGAAATGCTTATCCATGCATACGAGGGAGCATATGTAGAACTTTCTAACAAAGTCTAGCTAAGCctattgatatatggtgtttttggcaCCATTGTACATATGTTTTCTAACTTGTTTTCAATGTTTTATCGAGTTAGTCcagtccttttcgagtcatttcAGGTCTGGAGTAGGCTAAAGAGTTGAAGGAATGAGCATGAAGAAAGGAGCAAGAATTGGAGCCTTTCCCCGCAGAACAATCATGCGGACCAGTATGACGGTTGATCCCACTAGGAGCAGCCAGGCGTTTGTTCTCGACATTTATGGAAGTTTTcatatctttcaaaaaaatttcctaaTTACTTACTCCCTCCTCTGAAGTCGGTGACACCTCCATATAAAAAGTCATCcctatctttattttctttacgCGCGAGTTTTGCAAGAAGACCTAGACTTATTATTAGATTTTGCTATTGTAAGGAATACGGCTCCTCTTCTCACcaagaagatcatcctgaaccctaTTGATTTCTCTATGGAATTATATGCAGTATCATTCAGTTATTATGTCTTGTTCATCTTGTTTAATGGCTGAGTAGTCGGCTAGCTTGTCTAGGGTTCTAGGGTGTTGGTCGTAAAAGCTAAACATAAATAAGCGATCATATTTTGTCTTTGTTTATCTCTGTTCTTAATGGTAGCTTTAACCTGATCACTTACTGTTAGATGTTAGGTTTAATCTGATTATTAACCATGTAGTAGATAACTTGATATTGGGTGAATGAGCCGAGCATCCCtagtcagcgaaagtagatattagggtgctcggtgaacctatcggacttgatctctattgcttgtAGTCGATctttgatccaaacgagagtttaggcatcAAGGTCGATCCGCAAAGGGAGCAACATCACAACAGTTGGCTGTTGCGCTTGAATAAATGTTTGGTTTAGCATCAACACCCAATGAGAAACCCTAGACTGGCTTCTCTTTAATTTGAATTTACTCTTTGCAATCATTTACTTTACTTGCACGTCACTACTTAAATCAAAACCTCACCATTAGTTTCAGCTAAGTTGAAAACTCATAAGAATAAAGTgtagactggtcctctggattgaatcttaaatactacaattaccactgttaacttgacagtaggaaAGGTtcaattttagtgtatcaagttttggcgccgttgcgacgGGGACCACAtacttttacctttatttttcagtTCTATATTTAGTCTACGACATCTAACTTGCATTTCTCTCTTTGTTGCAGCTAATGatccaggtgcatgaccagtagacatattCGGAGCAACGCACAAGTACCATTATTCACACTTAGCAAAAAGAGCTCGCAAGATTAGAACGACATAACCATCAACAACCAAGACTGATCAACACAAAAATGGGTGATCACGGAAATCAAGACGATCTCGCTGCTGCTATGGCACTCATGCAGCAGCAGATGCAGCAAATGATGAACGCATGCGAACAAGCCGCTCAGGCTGAAGCTGAACTTGCTGCACAGCAAGCTGAGCAACAAGGCGCTCCCATCGGAGAGCGGAACCTCCCGCGGAACTTCCTTACCACTCGCTCCGCCATCAACCCCCCTCCTTGCACTCGATAGGATTATgagatcaagcctgctttgatcgGTCTAGTGCAGAAAAAGATGTTCAACGGCCTCGCAGCTGAAATTCCGATGGACCACATCGAGAACTTTGAGAGAGTCTGCAACTTCTCTCGCGCAAATGGAGTGCCACCAGACTACATCAAATGCACCATGTTTCCACTCTCTCTTTATGGGAAAAAATCTCACTGGCTTGACTCTCTCGTAACTGGTTCCCTAACTACATGGGAACTGTCCGAGCAGCATTTTTAAGTCACTTCTACACGAAGTCCAAAACCGTGGCTCTGAGGCATAAGATCTCCAATTTTAAGCAAAAGACTGACGAACCTTTCTATGATGCTTGAGAGCGTTTCAAGGAGTACCAAAGGGAATGCCTTCACCATGGGTTTGAGGACGATTACATACTGGAAGTGTTCTATGATGGAGTGAGCTATGAGTTTTGTAATGCTCTATATTCCTCGAGTAATGGAGATTTCATGACTCAAACAGCACCTGGTGATTCGCACTGATCGAGAATATGACGTGAAGCTCACTCAACAAGAACAAGGAGAATGATCGCTCCAAGAACGTAAACATCATAGACGATAAAGCGGCAAAGGTTGACCAGCTGATAAAGGGAAATCAGAGCCAGTGTTCATCATGGAAGAAGCCACACCAGAAAACAGTGCTTTAGATGTCACACCTGAAGCAGACAACACTGTGAACGATCAACAAGAGGTGAGCTACGTCAATGGACAAGGATGGCAGTACAAGAACTACGACCTGAGCCCTAACGTGAGGAACAACGCCCATCTCTTTGCGTACCCTAAGCTAGACAAACCAGTTGACAACGCGCAGAACAGTCAAGGACAGAAAATGGGGTATCAAAAGGGTTACCAAGGAAGAACCAATTTTTTGAGCCAGGCGCAGAACAGCCAGTTCCGGAACCAAAAGCAGCAGACTGGTCAACAGGTTGCTCTTGCACCTACGACTGTTCCGCAAGACGAGATGAAGGGTCTAGCGACGATGATGCAGCAGCTGCTCCATGGTCAGCAAATTTAAGGGAAAGCGTTGAATCAGGTCACCACAGACATCAACTCCAGAATGAACAATATGTTCAATGACCTGAGCACGAAATATGACAATGTCACTAGCCATATGCGGCAGATGGACATTAAGATCGCTCAGACAGCTGAAAGCGTCAAGAAGCAGCAAGGTACTCTCCCTGGAAAGACCGATAAGAATCCTAAAGAATGCAGTGCAGTTGAACTGAGGAGTGGAAGGAGACTGCCAGATACGGCCCCAAAGAAGCTAACAGCGGTAGAGAAGGGCAAGCAAAAGGAGGGCGAGCAACCGCAATCCGAAGCTGCTCCTTTCTCTGACGAGGAAACGGAACAGCCTGCTGATTCTGATCCAGCCCCTGCTGCTACACCTGTCGAGCCTGTTCCTACGCGCGAATACACCCCAAAGGTTCCATACCATGTTCCCGCAAAGAAGTCTCGGAAGGATCGTGAGGAGATGAAGTGTAAGAAGATGCTAGAGGATCTAACTATCAAGTTACCTTTGATTGATGCGATCCAGATGATACCTTTTATGCGTAGTATGATGAAGGGTTTGGTCTCAGGAAAGATAACTGGAGACAGTGAGGTTATGTTGGTTTCAAAGGAGTGTAGTGCAGTGCTTCAGAACAGGCCGATTAAGAAATTGAGTGATCCAGGAAATTTTTTTCTCTCGATACAGATTGGGAAAACAGTGTTCGCTTGTTCTCTTTGTGATATGGGCTCCAGTGTCAACCTCATGCCTTAGTATGTGGCAAAGCGACTGGGGTTCACAGACTACAAACCAACAAGAATTTCCCTGGTGTTCGCGGATAGATTAGTTAAGTCACCGGTGGGTATTCTGAAAGATCTCAATGTCAGAGTAGGCAACACCTTTCTTCCAGCAGATTTTGTGGTTctagctcttccgaaacatcgatacgacattagtccatgcgttctcgtctatccttcgatgctatctcctgaagaccgtagcgaacccattttacgattccccgccattctaagttatcgatcaaacttaaATGTAAAAactgcggaaagttcgttctttatcgaaagaagccataaaaaccgcttcgagtcagaagacggcccaaagggacctaagacatgactcaaAGCCCAACTTACGATGTCTTAACTAACATcacgtaagccgcatgacggtttacgcttggttcgcaaagaaagataaatgtcaagtttccgcggataaatacgaaattttgaagataattacgaagatcggaaaaaatggaatatctccatttttatgctatggtggcttaagggcagaaggggaaaagcgtaaaccgaccttggagccagtatataaggtgTCCTAGGCGAGATGCATGGGGGGgacttttcacagcaaacttagcacttagagcaattttaggtaattttccgtttttgttattcgagctgcgactcaattaggtttttgccgtcttagggttttagaactaggaatctcgccgacagctctcgtagcccaggcacttaccttgttgtaaacgctcaaacgcagattcggaataagaactatcttgctctcttttttgatttcttatttcattactgttctcgtttcgtgttctgattgtttggcgtgtggtattagcagatatccgggacctctggaaaattagggttttcctagtttccttatttaaacggaaatcgacagtgcgaatttcggttcccacaacgaGAGCTATCAGAGCAGTACAGTCGGAGCAGCAGTTCCAAAAAGAGCAACTATCCCGAACATACAACTCGACTATCCATGGAGCGAGCTGAACCAAAGATCGAGCTCAAATCCTTCCCTACGGGGCTCAGGTACGCGTTCTTGGGACCaaattccacatatcctgtcattgtgaacTCTGAGTTAAATAATGTTGAGACTGCTAAACTCATGTGTGAGCTAAGAAAATATCGTAAGGCATTAGGGTATTCTCTAGCTGACATTCCTCGCATTTCACCTGatttgtgcatgcataggatacatctagaagatgaatcaatgacttatGTAGAGCATCAGAGGAGGTTAAACCCGAAtctgaaagatgttgtaaataaagagataatgaaacttctaGAGGCTGGTGTAATATATGTCATCTCTGATAGTAATTGGGTTAGTCATGTTCATGTAGTTCCTAAGAAAGGTGGAATAACTGTCataacaaatgaaaagaatgaattcATCCCTACTAGAACTGTAACTGGACATCACATGTGCATTGATTTTCGTAAATTGAATGTTGCGACTCGCAAGGATCACTTTCCACTCcctttcattgatcaaatgcttgaaagattggctaaccacccatactattgctttttagatggttattcaTGATTCTTTCAGATTTCCATCCACCCGGATGATCAGGAAAAGACGACGTTCACATGCCCATGTAGggaccaaaattcgcactgtcgatttccgttaaaattaggaaagtcaagaaaccctaactttcccaGAGGTTCCGGATTCTCTATGAGAGCCAACAAAAagtaaccaaataaatgcggaaaatatgtaAAGACAATAAAGCAAGTTTAGAAAGAgttgatcttatttcgaatccgcgtaagagtgttgcgatcattacaaaagattacaaaagcttcggccgcatgagctgtcagcgagttccctagttctaacgaccaaaaaccttaaacctagttgagtcgcagctccataacaaaaaacgaaaaagatatgaaaaagattttgatttgatttcggactgaaccttatgaaaggctgcctacgtacccctttcgaggatcaagcccaAAGTAGTTTGATTGAAAGAGTAGAACAATAGATCGAACTGCATGGGCCAGTTGGTCtagtaatcgggtgccagtcatagaaacagagcatgccgagaataatgcctaaaagtttctaagtgcagagagttctaagTCTGAAAGAATTGTCCTTTGTGcatctcgcctaggactccttatatactcgatcctaggtcggtttgcgcctttccccttctgcccttaagccgtcttaGCTCAAAGTGGAGATATTCTAATTTTCCTGATATTCGTGATTATCTTCaaaaacttcacatttatccgcgtaaacttgacatttatcttgccttacgaGCCAAGCATAAACCTTCATAAGGCTTATGGGTTttcggttaagaaatcgtaagtgggcttcgaattacgttttaggtctctttaggccgtctttgactcgaaacgtttattacgttttcttcgataaaaacaaacttcacgcggtttttatcataaattttgactgatgacttagagtgatgagaaacaaagaatggtttagccatcgcctacgggagatagcattaaagagtagacgagtatgcatggattcgtgtcgtatcgacgttttgggaaattccggtcgctacgtagcgaccatgccgtgtacgtgcttggtcgctgcgtagcaaccgggcttggctggagctcggttgctacgtagggACCTAGCCGtgttcgtgctcggtcgctacgtagcgaccgagccattttcgtgctcggtcgctacgtagcgaccttggcttgtgcgtggtccgatggccatacttgagcttgtccgtggccgatttggatacgtgtctgttgccttcggataatcggtatttagtggttcgattgagattagaacaagattttaccgcaaggctcttcgtaaatatttctttacaaagaTTACTTTAcgtaaaaatgttcatgctgatttttacggacttccAAACATTGATTCCGTTGTGactgattttgaccccaacagctcGTTAGagccatgagcttctagcgtgaggttctagcgagtggcttggtaagttaggtgagttaggcggaattaatggttgaaaaggtccgtggtaagtggtcttcttgCTCTTCTAAAAGtggaacgcgataagattggggctgcgccttatgacggctgcctacgtacccttgttgaagggatcaagcctttcgtagttcgtcttggagttaaggttcttatgactatttttccagcgagacctttacggtctagtttatatgtagaggatatcaggcgtgttgctgccgatggcattttatatgggtgtagagggaagactacaaATTGTCATCTcataatctaactctgtgtgaactgctatatccgtgatttgtttcgagagttttccacagtgtgtaaacttgcgggatttctgaagacgctcgaatattgtccaagagacaaattttgggatctcgtatcagggtgtttgatactatgcctagagatgttagagaccagtgtgctgggtttagggcaagacctaggtctaatcacggctttagggggtgcgatgactacttcGACTTACGTTTCCCATATCGTTTTCATCTTGATTTTATCCCGCTTTAAAGTCTGCGATATGTTCTTGGCTTACGTGACTTGTATcgtaggaatcgagcatctcttcgaggacaatttttaagtctcccgaaagtgctgaccaaaatttcggatttttatATAGCAATATTACCGTTGTATCGGGTGTACGAGagctatctctacgagatggctaagtctgtttaggacgttaagagtttgttgtgatcagcaacaaacttatcggtagatattaccgtttttgaGTCTTCGAGAAGAATAcgtgtttgagaagatgttagtatgTATGACAGTTTCGTCTTCCAGGAAGGTGCATTTATCGAGGAAGGTAATTTTGTCGAAAAATggttcttcaggcgtctgctacttctc
This genomic stretch from Brassica napus cultivar Da-Ae chromosome C9, Da-Ae, whole genome shotgun sequence harbors:
- the LOC106361445 gene encoding protein DMR6-LIKE OXYGENASE 2-like, producing MEASATSKLLVSDIASSVDHVPSNYVRPISDRPNLSKIETSGDSIPMIDLQELHGSNRADVIYQVAHACASYGFFQIKNHGVPEKTIERMMTVAREFFRQPESERVKHYSADTKKTTRLSTSFNVGSEKVSNWRDFLRLHCLPIEDFISEWPSSPVSFREVTAEYATSVRALVLVLLEAISESLGLAKDSVSNTLGKHGQHMALNYYPPCPQPDLTFGLPGHKDPNLITALLQDEVSGLQVFKDGKWIAVHPVPNTFIVNVGDQMQVISNDKYKSVLQRAVVNSDKERISIPTFYCPSLDAVVGPQQELINEEEESHAVYRSFTYAEYYEKFWDRALATESCIDLFKASKT
- the LOC106359078 gene encoding uncharacterized protein LOC106359078, whose amino-acid sequence is MNNMFNDLSTKYDNVTSHMRQMDIKIAQTAESVKKQQGTLPGKTDKNPKECSAVELRSGRRLPDTAPKKLTAVEKGKQKEGEQPQSEAAPFSDEETEQPADSDPAPAATPVEPVPTREYTPKVPYHVPAKKSRKDREEMKCKKMLEDLTIKLPLIDAIQMIPFMRSMMKGLVSGKITGDSEVMLVSKECSAVLQNRPIKKLSDPGNFFLSIQIGKTVFACSLCDMGSSVNLMP